A region of the Roseiflexus sp. RS-1 genome:
GGAGAACGAGACGCGCAGGACTGCACAAAGTTTACCGTTGCAGCCGGGCAGCTCCAGCAATGGCGTGAACCATCCGCTCGAACGGACGCCGCCACAGCAACTCGAATTACATCGGGCGGTGCGTTCCAGCATGCTCAATCCGCGGTATACCTTCGACCGCTTCATTATCGGACCAAGCAATCGCCTGGCGAATGCCGCGTGCATGGCGGTGGCGGAACATCCGGCGCAGGCGTACAATCCGTTGTTCCTCTACGGCGGCGTGGGATTGGGGAAAACGCACCTCCTGCACGCCATCGGCAACTTCGTGCTGGACCGCGACCCGGAGGTGAATGTGCTCTACGTCTCTTCCGAGACGTTCACCAATGACCTGATCAACTCCATTCGCCGCCAGCAGACGGAGGAGTTTCGCATTCGTTACCGCAATATCGATATTTTGCTTATCGACGATATTCAGTTCATTGCGGGCAAAGAGCAAACCCAGGAAGAGTTTTTTCATACCTTCAACACACTGCATTCTGCCGGGAAACAGATCGTCATATCGTCAGACCGATCGCCCAAGGCGATCCTGACGCTCGAAGAGCGCCTGCGCTCACGCTTTGAGTGGGGGTTGATCGTCGATGTGCAAATGCCTGATCTGGAGACGCGCACAGCAATTCTGCGCGCAAAAGCGGAGCAATCACCGGTTCCGGTACCCCAACCGGTGATCGACTTCCTTGCCCAGCGCATTCAGAGCCATATTCGCGAACTGGAAGGATGCCTCAATCGGGTGACAGCATTTGCGCAAATGTATAATGTTCCGGTGACCATCGAGGTGGCGACCGCAGCACTGAGCGAACTGCTCGACACCAACCGGCGCAAACGGGTGACCCCCGATGCCATCCTGCGCGAAGTCGCCGCATTCTACAGCGTCGATCTGCGTGCATTACAGGGGCGCAGTCGTAGTCGCAATATCGTCATTCCCCGTCAGGTGGCGATGTATCTTCTCCGTGAGGAAACCGACTCGAGCCTGATGGAAATCGGTCAACTGCTCGGCGGGCGTGATCACACGACCGTTATGTATGGTTGCGAGAAGATCACCGAAGAACTCAACTCGGACGCGCGCCTGCGCCAGGAAGTTGCGACGATTCGCGAACGCCTGCTGCACAGCGCCGGATAAACAGAGCCTGTCCAGCTTATCTGCCAGGGGAGTAACCGCAGCATGCGCTGGACAGGCTCTGCTGTTTGACAGAGACGCCTCATGCGGCTATGCTTGCATAAGATACGGTGAAGACCAGACGGCTGCACGAAACGTTGCACCATGTATTCGAGGAAGTGCCATGCATCAGGATACCTGGACGCCGTTGATGGGGCCGAGTCTTGCCCCTGACGAGCATCTGACCTTTACAACTGCTGGAAACACCCGAAGCGCATTCGTTCTCTGGTTTGCGCAGGGGTTAAGCGCGGCGCTGGAACGCCACGGACATGCGTTCATCGCGCCCGACGCCCCTACAGACGATGAAGCTCCTGAATCACCGCCTGCACGCCTGGTGTTGAACCTGTGCGATCTTGATCGCCCACGACCGATCCATCGCCGTGGACAGGGCACATTTGTTGTGACCATTGTTGAGGGGGAAGACAACCAGCGTGATGTGATGAAAGCGGCGTATCCGCTGATTGTGCGCTCGCTGGCAAACATGGTGATTTACAACACGCGCATCGATGGCGTGCTCGAAAGCCATTTCGTCACCATCGAGCAGGGGCACTACACGGTGCGACTCGAAGGTGACGAGCAGACATTCTTCGATCAGATCTATCGGCGCATTCAGCCACTGGCGTGCAGTCATCTGGTGATCAACAACAAGTTCACGCCCGACCTGCCGGATTATCTGTGGGAGGGCGATGAAGCCACACGCCAGATCAGTTGGGCGGGGCGGCAACTCGATGGGATGGGCCTGCTGCCAGCGGCAATCCCGATCCACGAATACCTTTCGGAGCGCGAACTGCGCCACGTCAGGCGATTGTACGGCATTGGCGGTCTCAGTTATGGCAACCTCAGCGCCCGCGCGCTCCACAACCCGGATTATTTCTGGATGTCGGCATCGGGGGTTGACAAGAGCCGCCTTGAGGTGGTGGGGCGCGACATTCTGCTGGTCACCGGGTATGATCCACAAAACCTGCAGATCAACCTGAGCGTGCCGCCACATATCGAGCCGCGTCGTGTTTCGGTCGACGCCATCGAGCACTACATGATCTATCGCGAGCATCCGCAGGTGCAGGCGATCATTCACATCCACGCCTGGTGGCGCGATCCCATTCCTTCCACACAGGTCAACTATCCGTGCGGCACCTACGAACTTGCCGCCGAGGTAGCGGAACTGGTGCGTCAGGCGCCCGATCCGTCACGCGCGGTGATCGGCTTGAAAAATCACGGACTGACCATCACCGGTCATTCGATCCCGGAGATTTTCCAGCGTATCGAGGGGATGATCGTCCCGCAGGTGCCCATGTCGTAACCGACAGAATGAAACAGGTGCAACACAGAGGAAACCGATAAACGCTATGCTCGAAGGAAAGATTGCAATTGTAACCGGCGGCGCCGGGGCGCTTGGCAGCGCCGTGGTGCAGACGTTGCTCGACACTGGCGCGACGGTGTGGGTTCCATACATTAATCCGTCTGAATTCGACCATCTGCGTCAGCGTCTCGGCGCCCCCGCCAGTACGCGACTGGATGGCAGACTGCTGGACCTGACCGACGAAACAGCGGTGCAACAGGCGTATGCTCAGGTTGCCAGCGCCCACGGCGGCATTGATATCCTGGTCAATGTTGCAGGAGGGTTTGCTGGCGGTGAACCGGTGCACCGCACATCCTGGGCGCTCTGGCAGCAGCAACTGGACATCAATCTCAAAACGGCGGTTATCTCATGCGCTGCAGCGGTGCCGCATATGCTGGCGCGTGGCGGTGGAGCGATTGTCAACGTCAGCAGTCGCACCGCAACGCAAAGCGCCAGGAATGTCGCTGCGTATGGCGCTGCCAAACGCGCGGTTCTCCAGTTGACCGAGGCGCTCGCTGCTGAACTGCGCGACTCGAACATCACTGCGAATGCCATTCTGCCCAGCGTGATCGACACCCCCGCCAATCGCGCCGCCGATCCCAAAGCTGACCATAGTCGCTGGGTCGCGCCAGAGGCGATTGCACGCGTCGTACTGTTCCTCGTCGGTCCCGATGCGCGGATCATCAGTGGCGCTGCGATCCCGGTGTATGGGAGAGCATAAACCCTGCTGGGGGATTATGAATATTCACTACCAAATAAGAAGGCGCTAACGCAGGCGCGCCACAGCCGTAACGATCAGCAGCGCCATCCACAACCCGATCAACAGCAACTGCAACACGGCGCCGCTCAGCAGGGCAATAACGCCAAACCCAAAGAGCGGCAGCGCACCCAACCCCAACCCGACGCCGACCGACGCCTGCATTGCGCGTCCGCGCTTGTGCGTCAACTGCTCGACGATGCGCACCGTCAGCGCACCCATGAGCGGAGCGGACATCATTGCCAGGAACAACCCCAAAAACGGCACACCGGCAAGCGCCACGACCAGAATCGAACCGATCAGCGCAGCAAAAAACCCAATCACCACACCGATCAGCATGTGCGAAAGTTCCGCCTGGTAGTGCGGCGGGCGGCGCGCCTTGCGGCACTCCGGGCACAACTGGCCAACGGGGGTCATCTGCGCGCACGAGCCGCAGATCGGGCGGTTGCACTGCACGCAGCGCAAACCGGTCTCACGGTCGGGGTGGATGTAGCAGTACGCCACATCGACAGTTGTGGTCGGCGGTTCCGGGGCGGAGAGCAACGGCGAGGCATTACCGCTTGCGTGTTGTTCCTGGCGACGGTGTGAAGGTGCAATCTGCAACCCTTCCGCAATCAATTTTTCGACATACGCCAGACTATCTGCGGCTTCGGTATTGGTCGGGTCGAGCGCCAGCACGCGCTGGAGATAGTCGCGCTTTTCGGCAAGGATCGGAACGACGCTGCTCAAACCGAGCCACGCTTCGGGATTCTCGCTGTCGAGTTCAGTGGCGCGGCGAAACCGGGCGCGCGCCGTAAACGTATCGCCTGCCAGCGCGGCTGCTCGTCCTTCGGCGATCAACTGCTGCACTTCGGTAGCGGTCGATTCGGTCATGGGTTCCCCGGTCGCCTGCATAGGTTTCTCTTTCTGTATGAATTATACCCCGGAAGCGGATG
Encoded here:
- the dnaA gene encoding chromosomal replication initiator protein DnaA translates to MNLTKVWNTTLGSLQVQLPRHEYNTWVRGATLLEIDNGVAIVRAPNAFIKEGLESRYLATLREQLGSVVGFPVDVRVVLASPDFERFDGAPHNGRSTENETRRTAQSLPLQPGSSSNGVNHPLERTPPQQLELHRAVRSSMLNPRYTFDRFIIGPSNRLANAACMAVAEHPAQAYNPLFLYGGVGLGKTHLLHAIGNFVLDRDPEVNVLYVSSETFTNDLINSIRRQQTEEFRIRYRNIDILLIDDIQFIAGKEQTQEEFFHTFNTLHSAGKQIVISSDRSPKAILTLEERLRSRFEWGLIVDVQMPDLETRTAILRAKAEQSPVPVPQPVIDFLAQRIQSHIRELEGCLNRVTAFAQMYNVPVTIEVATAALSELLDTNRRKRVTPDAILREVAAFYSVDLRALQGRSRSRNIVIPRQVAMYLLREETDSSLMEIGQLLGGRDHTTVMYGCEKITEELNSDARLRQEVATIRERLLHSAG
- a CDS encoding class II aldolase/adducin family protein; the encoded protein is MHQDTWTPLMGPSLAPDEHLTFTTAGNTRSAFVLWFAQGLSAALERHGHAFIAPDAPTDDEAPESPPARLVLNLCDLDRPRPIHRRGQGTFVVTIVEGEDNQRDVMKAAYPLIVRSLANMVIYNTRIDGVLESHFVTIEQGHYTVRLEGDEQTFFDQIYRRIQPLACSHLVINNKFTPDLPDYLWEGDEATRQISWAGRQLDGMGLLPAAIPIHEYLSERELRHVRRLYGIGGLSYGNLSARALHNPDYFWMSASGVDKSRLEVVGRDILLVTGYDPQNLQINLSVPPHIEPRRVSVDAIEHYMIYREHPQVQAIIHIHAWWRDPIPSTQVNYPCGTYELAAEVAELVRQAPDPSRAVIGLKNHGLTITGHSIPEIFQRIEGMIVPQVPMS
- a CDS encoding SDR family oxidoreductase, which produces MLEGKIAIVTGGAGALGSAVVQTLLDTGATVWVPYINPSEFDHLRQRLGAPASTRLDGRLLDLTDETAVQQAYAQVASAHGGIDILVNVAGGFAGGEPVHRTSWALWQQQLDINLKTAVISCAAAVPHMLARGGGAIVNVSSRTATQSARNVAAYGAAKRAVLQLTEALAAELRDSNITANAILPSVIDTPANRAADPKADHSRWVAPEAIARVVLFLVGPDARIISGAAIPVYGRA